GTAGCGTTCCCCTTCCGCCAGTCCGCCGAGGACCTCCACCAGGCCGCCGGAGGCCCTGCCCAGCTCCAGGGGGCGGGGCGCGAACTCGGTGCCGTCCTCGGTGACGAAGACCACCTTCTGCCCCTCGATCTCCTGGATGGCATCCTCCGGAATTGCCAGGGTCGGCGAGGCTTCGGCCGGCAGGCTGAGCGCAACGGTGGCGAACATCTCCGGCTTCAGCTTGCGTTCGGGGTTCGGCACCTCCAACCGGGCTTTGACCGTCCGGGTCGCCTCGTTCACCAGGTCGGCGATGTAGGTAATCCTCCCGGCAAACACCAGGTCCGGGAAGGCGCCCACGGTGACCGTTGCGGCCTGCCCCTTGCCGACCTTGGCCAGGTCCTTCTCGTTGATGTCGACCAGCACCCAGACGGACGAGAGGTCAGCGACCGTGTAGAGGTTGGTGGAAGGATCGGCCAACTCGCCGACAATGGCATGTTTTTCGGTGATCACGCCGCCGATGGGGGAGCGAACCGGCAACAGGGTCTGGCGGCTGCCCAAGTCGGCCAGGTCACTTTTGGCCAGCCCGTACACCAGCAGACGCTCTTCGTCCGCCTGCAGTTCGGCGAGCGCCGTCTGGTAGTCGGTCTCGGCCTGCAGAATCTCCTTGCGGGCGGCGATCTTCTTCTCCACCAAGGCCTTCACCCGGTCCATGTTGCTCTGCGCCAGGGTCAGCCGGGTCCTGGTCTGGCGGTAACGGCTGACGGACTCCCCCAACTCGACGCTGTCGAGCAGCGCCAGGGTCTGACCGGCCACCACCGCATCCCCCAGCGAGGCCTTGACCGCCACGAGTTTGCCCGCGATGCGGGGCGAGACATGGGCGATGCGGTCGGCGTTCACCTCAACCTTGCCAGTGGCATTGATGGCGCCGGCGAGCTGCTCCATCTTCGCCACGGCGACCACCACCCCGTGCTCCTGCTGGGATTCCGGGGCCATCCTGACACTCGTGGCTTCTTCGTGCTCGTCGTGTTCTTCTTCGCCGTGCCCTTCTTCTCCCTGGTGTTCCTTCTCGTCATGGTGTTCGGCGGCTTCCCTCCCTTCGCCATGCTCGGCGTGCTCGCCGCCGACCTGCAGGTGGGTGAACCGGTAGTAGATGCCGCCGCCGAGAAGCAGGGCCAGGATGAGGCCGATGATCATTCCTTTATTCTTCACTGCGCACCTCCGCTCGTTTCAATATCGAGACTGCCGCCGACCGCCTTCTCCAGCTCGGCGCGGGCCGTTTGCCGGCCATACAGGGCGGCCAGGTAATTCTCGTGGACTTCGACAAACTTCTTCTGCTCCTCGATGACGGTCAGAATGCCGATCTCGCCGATCTGGTAGGCCT
This DNA window, taken from Desulfuromonadales bacterium, encodes the following:
- a CDS encoding efflux RND transporter periplasmic adaptor subunit, translated to MKNKGMIIGLILALLLGGGIYYRFTHLQVGGEHAEHGEGREAAEHHDEKEHQGEEGHGEEEHDEHEEATSVRMAPESQQEHGVVVAVAKMEQLAGAINATGKVEVNADRIAHVSPRIAGKLVAVKASLGDAVVAGQTLALLDSVELGESVSRYRQTRTRLTLAQSNMDRVKALVEKKIAARKEILQAETDYQTALAELQADEERLLVYGLAKSDLADLGSRQTLLPVRSPIGGVITEKHAIVGELADPSTNLYTVADLSSVWVLVDINEKDLAKVGKGQAATVTVGAFPDLVFAGRITYIADLVNEATRTVKARLEVPNPERKLKPEMFATVALSLPAEASPTLAIPEDAIQEIEGQKVVFVTEDGTEFAPRPLELGRASGGLVEVLGGLAEGERYAARGSFLLKSELKKGELGEHGH